GAGGTGGGTGGCTGGCGTGCGCATAGACACAGATTTATGAAGCTGCTCAAACGAACGATAATATATTGCATCCACTCTCGCTCGCTCGCTTTTTTCCACCTCTACTTTACTTCACTTCTTCAAGTCTAGTGTGGGCAGGAAGGCgttaattgaaaactttttcgatTATAATACCACCGGATTATGATACCGGGCTTGCAACAAGTTTTACGGTTCTCTACTTCTTGTTGGGATTAATCGATACATTTATGGTGTTTTAAGTGCTCCAATcagaggaaattgaaaaaaattgttggaagaCAATTGTAAGAGAATCACTGTTTTTATTCGAGAAAGTTTTAAGAAGTCGAgtaattttccaatatttagaaaccaatcaatgtttgattcaaaacaacaaataatcagcaatacaatctttgaaaaacaaaacattcaaatcAGACCACCATCGTGTGCTTCTTTGATGAAACCGCAAATAAAACCACATTTTTatcagtagaggacataaataCCTtccatagaaaacaaaaataaaaataaggcaGCAGTCAGGAGTTAATTCAGCGACCAAATTTTACGGATAAGATAACAAACAAGAAGCGCTCTGTTTGTTTGAATGGTTTCGCGGAATTTGTAGCCCCAATAAGCATTGGAGCACGTGATCAGTTCTTGGAATGGGAAAACATTCAGCGCTCCACAAACAACAAATGTTGATCCTCATGACAGAAACATCGTTAAAGTTTTTCACTCATTTAGTCATTTCTAATATCCGTTTTTATTAGCTTTATTCCCAATATGCACCTAAAAATGCTCATAATTATGACGAAAAGAAACATCATCTTCAGGCATTTGATATCTGtgttaagaattttttaaatttcttgaagGATGTCGAACCAATGTCATATTTTGCTAGTATGACATTTAACTAATCCAATTCCAACTGCTATAGATCTGTATctagtagttatgaaattgttaCAATTTGCGTCATACCTCCTAGTTCTATTAGAGCTAACGATGACAAATAAGCTAGTGGCATGGTGATTCATCTCTACCAACCACCAGTAGATAAGTTAGTTGAGCGCTCGTTTAGGTTAGTTTGCTGGAATTTGCTAACCGCTCAGTTCAGCTCAGGGTAGCTTTACAAGTGTGATAAGGGCGCAATGAAAAACAAGACACGACATTGCGCAACTCAAACCATGTCGCTCTACTTAACACGACGGGTGTTTTAATGAAATATGTAACTATGATTCTCCCAGGAGTGCAATCAAACATATTCAGTACGATTTTCGCATCAACttcaaaattgaactttgtttaaatgagttatttcatttcaaaatgaaaCTCTGAATTCTGAGGACGTTTAgtcgttttttaaaacattagcATTATTACTTTAAAATATGATTATGAGCTTGTCGCATCAATCAAATACTTTATTATCATCCATATAACCTCAACAAGTCGACACGATAGAACGAAAAAGCGTGAATAACCTTTAACATTATCACCCCAatcggacttgaaaaaaaaGCGACACAATTCAGTAGGCGCCAGTCAGTAAGCCACGTGCCATCATAAGGTTTCAATGAGAATTTGGCTTGTTTGTGTCCAACAACAACCTCATCAAGCAGGCGATGACAAGCAGCAGGTGATGGAGCCGGGGAAGCAAGTCACCGTGACAATAATCAACTAAATGCCTTACTCGCGCTCGCTCGCAGGCAGGTTGATGGCATTGAAAGGCCGCAAAAAAGGCTACTAgataggagtttttttttacttcaatgaAATGTAGAAGTTTTTTTGTGTCGAGGAATGGAAGAAAGGATTAATTTTGTTGGAGTGTTGAATCTTTTTTATCAGAATtggtgaaatgataaaaaatactttttgaacTTGATTctgcattttatgaaaaattactgacaGGTTTTCTAATGACTAGAATTCTATAACtaagtttgaaattgaaataaaaaattctttactcTGCGATTTGAGACCATTAAATCAAATGACGTTGTCATCAACTTATTTTTTACGAAATAACCGTAAATAGCTCAACAATTTACTGCTAGAAATTTCCATAAAGCAGCCACCAATCTTCGTCCTTGATGAAATCGATCAATTTCCAGTCACTTTACCAAACTATCAACCTACCCAACAAACATGACTTGAATGGACTTGACGAATGGCCTAGAGCGGCCTTTGTTTATGCCTGTATCATAGTTCGAGCTGAACTGAACCCACTCGCAGCAGACACTTGTGGTGGGCAGCCGGTTCGAGTGACAAATTCTTGATTTCGCAATTTCCTTTTTCGTGATCAGACACAAACAACACGGACTAACTGCAGCAGCAAAAACTGCAAACGAATGCAGTGCGCCATACTGGCCAGGCCATGCACAGCTGGCTGGAGGCGCACTGCTATGATCGCGCATTTCGCCGTACAAAGGGACATCTGGCTTTGATCAGACGATCGTTAAGAAAAATTCCCCTTACCTCATCAAAAGAGCGCGTGGGAAGCGCGgttgttcgaaaattcattctgaattatttgatgtaattagAAATCGGTTTTGAGAAAAGTTGTAAGTTTCTCctaggataatttttttttaattaataatacACGGACTTTCCCAGGAATATCATTCGATGCCATTATTCGTTGACCGGAACAGCTCGCGGCACTTCCTCCTCCTTGCGATCCGGAAAGGTGTAGCTCCATTAGAAAACCACCACTGCTGTCGTTAAACTTGGTTCCGAAGACTTTGATAACCTCGACCGCTGTTTCCGTTAGTTTTTGGATGTGCGCTTAGTCGGGATTGACGGAGGCTAAGGGATCGCTGCCAGAGTTCTTCTGCCTGCCAGAGTCCCAATTCCGATTCTGGAAATGTTTTCTTGAGCCCAACCAGGTTTTtagcaaataaaaattgttttcaaattcaaaatcatatttataagaaaaaaaaaaatataattaaatctCAGCAGAGTTGGCATTGTTGTATCCTCCAGTCGAAGGACTTTTAACAAATACGGTGAATTAAATAGAATATCCAAAAACAAACGCGTACAACTTCACCATTGTCcacttcaaaataaaatgacGAAGATTTGGCTATCGTATTTTTATCCACATAAGGTTAATACTTCAACAATGGTCGATTTAGGAGCTTAAAAAATTCTTACCAATAACCATATGGTTTTATGGAGGTTTTGAGATAAAAccaataaaatgattatttttaaacaaaaaattgttaaataaaaactaGCGTGAAGAGCGCTCAAATTTGAcgaataaacaaaatgaaaaagtgaatggacttaaaattatattttttaattttaagtaataatTACGGAAAAGCTATAAGTATTATTCGTGTAGTGAAATTAAGTCGATTTGGAAGCATTTTAATGAAGTATTTATGAAAATGCTTGAACGCAattaaataggaaattgattttgttttctgaaactTAGAATGCGTCTTTTTCATAACAATAGTCTTGGGTGTAtgcacttttcaaaaatcgataccgatttATTTGTACTGcagggaaaataataaaaaaaaaggttaaatttaccAAGATAAAAAGGTAAACGCTCGTGAAACCAGTAAAGGTAACTTCCATCCCTTCGAGGTTAAACttacctcacagcgaggtaaagtttacctgaatcgagctggaaaaaggtacaattcaccgagaaaaaatggTGAATccgaaaaaggtaaattttatctCGTAGCGAGGTTAAGTTTACCTGAActgagctgaataaaaaggtacaattcacaaaaaaaggtaaatcaaaaataaaactcctAACTGTTTGCAGGAGTCGTTTATGGCAgctaagcagttttttttatccagaAACAAGTTTTGCTATCATGCGGAATATGCAAAAATCGGAACAAGATAGTAAATATAGCTTTACATTTTATTACGTTCTGTTAGCTTCTGTTAATGATTCTTGTTCATTTTACAACATATGAATCGAGTTGGCTCGAACGGAAGAGGGCATGAATGTGCTAATACAGGAGTGGCGCGAAAAAATGCGAAGAATCCAGTAAAGGAGCTAAAAGCAGATCACCGAGCCGACCAAAACATAGCATATACCATTTTAGTCAATGAATGGGAAAACGgcacaatttttctttttactcAGTGAAtcttgaaaacataaaatttgccatttttttaggtgaaacgaaaaaaatgttaaattcacTTTTTCgctggtgaatgaaaaaaacctttttgctaggtgaattcaAGAAAGGCTAAATTCACCGCGAAAGATGGGTGAGAAAAATAACCTCTGCTTctcggtaaaatttacctttttattatttcccGTGTTTGTtgggaatgaaaaaaaactgcttgaaaatttgttttaaatttcgtcaaaatttacGTATTTTACATCACAAGGCAAGAAAATTTCTGTAACTTCTTTATCAGAAGTCAAAATCAATCAAAGTCTTCAGAAAAAtgtatcattgatttgaaatctacatacttcagttttccaaaatatgtacacattcgttaaatgaattttaatctactttttaagGTAACGCCTTCATCTTAGGCGCTCTAAACGGGAGCTGGAAGAACAAGAAATAAGGAGTGCAtgcgaaaaaatattaaagactttgttttgtgaatttcTTCTGAATGCATGGttaaaaatcgataattttttttcagtgaagGTACCTAATAATGTATCGTTGAGATGTGGTTTCCAAAAAACTAGTTCAAGATTGAACCAATCCACATTTCAGGTAAATGATTCGTTTCCCATTCAtttgttttggttgtttttcAACCGGTTCTACACGTGTCTGGATTCGAGCAGTAGGTAACTACTATCTGGGACAGATAAATCTCGAAGGAGATTAAAATACAAAGCTCGGCTTAACTTATAACGGAATCTAGGTAAACTTGCCACATTCTAAAGCACTAGAATTGGAAACCAGTTACAGCTAGCTGGTTTAGAGGTTTTTATGAATgtcaagattttaatttttttttcaacagtaatCTTATGTTATTGATACTTGAACAGGAAAACttgtaaaacacatttttttagtaTAGTTGTTCTTAAAAACAACCcgcttcaaaattaattaactgaagcacattttttttctattaattttttatcaccGGCATTAGTTGATGTTTACTTTCACTTCGCGCGAATAATACTCGACGAGGCTGTTGAACTGCTGTCATCCACTCGACAGTGGGCTTCAACGACCGTATCAAACTAATCAACTAAAACCTCATTACAATCACTCGTGTCGGCTTATCGCGGTGCCATAATCCGTCCACTTACTAAATTTCCTCTATCTCTCGTCTCCCTTTCAGTGAAAAGAAAATTATCGACCTGGACAAACCGATGCGCTGTGGAGCCTTCGTGGACCCGTCCCGGGTCAAGCAGTACACCGAGGAGGATTTTATCCTACCAGAAACGCCACCGTTTCACTGGTTGCTCCCGAAACCCAAGGACGATACCAGCTCCATCAAGAGCGGAAACGACGAGGACCGCCAGTCGATCAATTCACCCACGACGGTGACGGCACCGGTCCCAGTTCCGGCGTCCCTCGGCGTCTCCGATGAGAATTCGTCCAACAATGCCAACAcagtcaacaacaacaacctcagcagcaacaacagccaGAAGGGATCGTTCGAATCGGCCGGCCCCATGAACTTCCGGTTGTCCCAGTCGCCCAAAAGTGCTGGAGAGCCGGCGGCTACAGTGAGAGGTGCCGCCACCGGATCAAATTCCGGTTCACCACCGGCTTCGCTGGGAGGAGGAGAGTTCCGGAGATCTTCCCGCTGGTCCATCCGACAAACTGGACCCGAGGATGAGCGGTTGCTAAAGGAGTTGGTAAGTAGTTTGGAAGAATTCTGTTTATAAAttcccaaatttttcaatttgatattctaaaattaaaactgaATCTTTTCTGTCTTGCAGCACTTTCCCTTCGCCGCCACGAACTCCCCGATGGGTGATCTGGCAAAGTTCTATCGCGAATGCTCGAACGCCCCACCACTGCAGGAGTTCAATCAGCTGTCGAACGTGATCAGCAATGTCGACGACGAGGAGGCGGCCAATGCCGATGATGCCGGCCGGATATTGACCGGTGCCGATACGGTCGAAACCGATGAGGATGAGGCCGCCGTCGACGATCTGACCCGGCAGTTGCAGCAGTTCGAAACGTCGCTGCCGGAGTTCGAAACCCTGGTCACCTCACTCTGCCAATCGGTCGACAACAATTCCAACAGTTAGGCGACTGAGGCCTATTAAAAGGGGCCCTTTGGGAGGACCTCATTTGGTAAATGATCCAGAAGACTGCATCAGTAGGCGTTGCGCTCCTTGTTGTTATACTTGTGTAAAAAACTTGTTATCAATCTCATCGTCGTCGGCATCATCGTCGCATAGTAGGCGCAGATCGTTCGACAACGGGGGATTTTCTTTGTATCGTTTTTCGCCCTCCAGATGGGTGGAAAACGCACGACTGATTGATGATATTCATCTCTAATTAATAAGATAAAccaatgtttttttctgtttattctCTACCCCGTATGATGTTAGGAATTCAGTATAACTTTAGGCATTAGGCAGTTTAACGCTAGGGAAAATCACTGATAAACGATTGTACCATCAAACTGCACACGGATCGAGGGAATCCAATTTTGTCAAAGAAAAAACCCAAAAACTCAaccaaatcaaaaaattaacccTCAATCCCGAACAGTCTGCCGGTACAATCGATCAGTCGAATGGTTTCgattacatttaattttaatcatattttgtgGGTCAGGCTCAAATTGTGTATTGTCGCTAGTCTAGCGAAATGCCGAAAAGAACAAGTTGGTTAGAGGTAGACATACAAAGACACATCATATTAGCTAGTataggaaattcaaaaaatcaattagtCGTCATGTACATACATAAATATTCCTCGGAAAAAAGTAATAAACCATTATTAAACTATTGGGAAAACAGAAATTAAGGGCCTTTACTAATTCGAAACAATGAGAGTGGTTCTATTAGATTAGAACGATGATGATGTGCTAAGGGGAAACTTGGAACAGAAAGAGTTCGTGGAAGTACACAATACGTTTGAGTGGGAGATGAAACAAAGTTCCTTACAATTTTGTCGCTTtacgtttcttttgaaaaccaatCAAGAAAGAAAATTCACGGTATAGTTGAAGAAATTGGATCAAAatctttagaaatttttatctaaaacgCCGCGAATAATTTACTTTAGGACAAAAGAAGGAGTGTTTTCATTATTCTTAAAATATTGAGTATAAGCTGAATCtttcttcaacttttctctAAGTCATTAATGTGTAAATAGATGATTATCGAACGAGAGGAAAATCAGTTTTCTCGGTCTGCTtctttttccaaaaagaaaaattggtctAAGTGACGATTAttcatcgaaaaaatattttgaaacttggcagattcTACCGGAAAACACGACTTTGCCATGTTTCGTAAATTcgtgcaaaaaaatcaaacacgcagcccaaaaaactgttttcctCCACGTTCTGTAGGATTACCGCTAGATTTACCAATCTGTTGAAAGGAAAGAtgatattttattctttttgctCTATTTTACAAGCATTGAAAAACGTAGATTTAAGCAGAGCTTTATTGCTTCATAGCCATTGTTTTATCATATAACTGTATACCACAGAatattcttatgaaaaattataccTACTACTGTTGACTCTGCAACAATTAGTACTACTACTATGACTACTATCGGACGTATGCTTTACTCTATTGTTTAAGGTttctttttatcaacttttaaaCCCTTTCTTAAAAAGCTTCACAGACACCTCATCgaagtttatttttctattctcatttgaaaacttatcaaaaccTATATTTATCAAAACGCTTACACACAAATCTATTGAAATTCGCTaacaaaaattacgatttaaaaACCACGCTCTAAGCTATCGCAAGCtctagaaaaattttcaaaaataacacttTCGTTCTGTTTGCTTTAAGCAAGCCTAATTATATCAATGAAGAAGTGGTGGCAAATCGTCAAAACAACAATTCAACTCCAGGAACCTCATTTAAAATTAGATTATATACCACAACACAAATTCCATTCTAGAGACACCACTCGTAGCAACCGAATATTCAACCGATTGAAACCACAAATACCCAACACTAGAGAGAAACTAAAACCGAACGAGATCAGCCAATTCATATTGAAACCGtagaatatcagaagaaaatatAACTTAATATTAACTTCAGACAGATccacgttaaaaaaaaacgaattgagAAATCGGTTCCCATGTTTAAAAGTTATCAATACAACATCATTATACAATAGAAATGTCATCGGAAACAATTTTATCCAAATACTAATAACAATAGAAAAGAACAACAACCCCATCAGATACAGCTAATAATAAAGGAAAAATGTCACACATTTGgtttataaaaactaaaaaaatattgttgattttttttctcatgaaagAAACAAACCCTCTTATAAAAAACTTGTAAATAAATCAACTCTTATGCctgatcaaaaaaaaattagtaacaaaataatttcttaaCCTAAAATCGCAGTCTAATCTTACACAATAAAACATGAATAGAAATATCATGAATCAAATTCATCGCAAAAATTATAATCCTTCGATCCAGAGAAAGAATGGCCAATTTGGCATTTACCTCAgtaaagaaagaaaataaagaagaatttgTTAAATTAATATGGTAACCCAGCTCTAAaacttaaaatgtaaattagGATTCACGAAACAGAAATTAAAGTTTAGTTATTACTAATAAATGGGCAATACTGAGAACTttaattagaaattttcaaaactacatctttcgaaaaaaaatcatacaaaattctCTAAAAAACTACGTACGGTTAGACACACTTTACAATAAAGATTCTATTATTACACATTTgtgcaatattttttgaaagcttatggttcagaaatgtttaattttgaatcgtttttttttcaataacgataaAGTAGATATGATTCTGAGAAATAACGTCTTCACGTAAATTGACGAAGGAATAAactataaacattttcaaattatcaccaaattcagcatagcatagcatagcagagggtgactacacacatcttgcattggctgatacataaAGTACAACTGTTAATCAGAGCCAACACGAGATGCCAAAAtaagtatctggattcaatacttATTTCAAGTGCCGCTTTGATTTTCAGTGAGGTACTATAATGCACACCgtggcaagtcaatgtaatcatgatAGGAAAGTTCTGAAACAGCGAAAtaaactctttaggtgcagagaactcatacgacccatgaagctgtttcagaaaggaATGGGGAGGGTTTTAGATATGGGGCATCCTACATGGCAAGTAGGACTTGTcaatataataataatgatatgTTTCACAAATTCCTATAAATTGAACAATCTCACCGAATTCAGCGCATTCTTCCTTCCTCTTCAAAGTACCATTTGAATGTATGCAATGATGGAGCCTTATAGTATCTTCAGCCAATTGGTAAAAGTTTCTGACTTCAGCTTCATAGAATGTGATGTAATCCGGGTCTTCTTCTAATGTTTGATCAGACGAATGATTTGCAGGAAGTATCTTGTGTTGAAGTACATCATCTTTCAGCTTCGGCACCGGCTCCAGCTGTTACATCGGCCACTACACATCATCCACCAATTTTGGCAATAAATTAGGCATGTAGAACGTCTACCAAACAAGAATCTATACTATGCTAACTCAAAGCATTCAATTTCCGAACAGTTTTTCAGCACAAATAACAATTAATatgtaaaaatgaaatattttcccgAGATTAAAATtcgcagcgaaaaaaaaatcacacccgtCATCCACGGCCGCAGCCTactcattttcaaattatcaccAAATTCAGGTacacttattttcattttcacttttcacctTAAACGAAATGATTTTGAACAGTTTTACACTTTCGAAAGGCACGAAACAATCGTCTTCTTTGAATAAGTCCTTGCTAATAAAAAGTTTACTACTATAGCTGACATTATCAATGTACAAGCAATTGCTGCTGCTATTTTAGAGCAGTTTTGTGaatcaagtttaattttttttttatgttgaaaaaggTACTCCCTAACTGCTCCATAGCACTTtacaaaacttttataaaaataaacctaTGAAGAAATTCAGTTGAGAGTTTtccgaaaagattaaaaaaaaaaagtgtaaacaaaaaaatatatctagagctttttttctgggaatttaACATTTCGATGTCATTCTTCCCTAATATATCTAGAGCAAATGCTTCGAGCCAAATGAACGGATTTCTATTACGTGCTTTGCCGAAAATAAAGTCTTTTATTCATCTTTCTTTCCAGGTTCTAAATTCAAGTACCCTTGTAAATACTCTTTCTGCGACGGATCACTTGTAAGTATCAGTTTATTTATATCACAATCGGACTTTGAACCtcattattaaaatattgaaattttcgcaCAGTTGCTATATCAAAATTCCCCTTTAGCACATTTCAAAGaagtatttatttaaattccTATATTTCTATAACATCTTTGATGTTCAGAATTTCAATTCCTTAGTGCCCAACTTTcttctttaatttatttaatttaattttataagatGACAACATACTTGAAAGTTGACAATCAATTAAAACTAACACGAGATCCTATCACAAGTATctgagtttaaaaatagaaaaagtttCAGAATCGATCTACTCGTTATTAGACTATTGTCAACCAATGTCTACTAActtttatcaacaaaatacataaAGCTACGCCCGATTCCAAGAAAAAACCATTCtcgccagaatttttttcgcaaaaaaaaatcaaatttcgtcGAATGAGACATTT
This sequence is a window from Uranotaenia lowii strain MFRU-FL chromosome 3, ASM2978415v1, whole genome shotgun sequence. Protein-coding genes within it:
- the LOC129752239 gene encoding autophagy-related protein 13 homolog; amino-acid sequence: MASQMMGNILDKASWEKFVKILAMKSAQLIVQARLVEKLKTECNPKSSGNDWFNIAIVDQPEILAETRKALQISQHESIIARLPLCVEISLQTVEGDNMILEVWSLTVQTEQCDLQTRGTHAIYNRMGLLLKSLLSVTRATPAYRLSRRQSADSYHIFYRIYIGEPQTHQLGDGHKQIRVGQLCTPIGTLAMAVAYRTKMTISPTQTGRDQTIMLKSDHFLKDISPKHLRFNYNKKCEKKIIDLDKPMRCGAFVDPSRVKQYTEEDFILPETPPFHWLLPKPKDDTSSIKSGNDEDRQSINSPTTVTAPVPVPASLGVSDENSSNNANTVNNNNLSSNNSQKGSFESAGPMNFRLSQSPKSAGEPAATVRGAATGSNSGSPPASLGGGEFRRSSRWSIRQTGPEDERLLKELHFPFAATNSPMGDLAKFYRECSNAPPLQEFNQLSNVISNVDDEEAANADDAGRILTGADTVETDEDEAAVDDLTRQLQQFETSLPEFETLVTSLCQSVDNNSNS